TTGATTGCTGTAATTCTGGTGTTAAAACCAGATTTTGTGTCAGTTTTTGTGATAATTTAAGACCAACAGACATTAGTAAATCTTTAAAACGCTTAACAAATTAGCATCTATAGATACTATCGGCATAGTTCTTGCTAAACAAAAGATTTAATAAACTTCTTTCGAATAGGATTTTAACAACAGCTTAAGATCTTGATATGATTTAATAAATAAGGAAATTCTTTAAAAATTTCCAATCTTTTCTCGAAAGAAGTCTGTTTTACTTTTTTGTCCATTTTTCTTGCGAAAAATGGACCATTAAATTTCCACTGTAATTGTAGGAGTTTATCACCTACAGTTTTACGCTTCCTTACGCTCGATAAAGTATTCATGCAGTGAGCGCACAGCAAGTTCGGCATATTTCTGCTGAATTGCAACAGCAGTCATAATTTCTGAAGTTGTTACTAAGTCGATATTAATCCCTTCACGTCCAAGGATCTCAAAAATTTGAGCGGCCACTCCAGCATGGGCCTTCATGCCTTCACCGACAACAGAGACTTTGGCAATACTACGATCAAGTTCAATACTTGCTTCCGGAAATTCTGTCTTGATCACCGCCAGCAAAGCCTCGTATGCAATCACAGCTTGATCGTCATCAACTGTAAAGCTCACAGTAGCCTTAGCGCCAAATCCCTGGTTTTGCACAATCATGTCTACGTTAATTCCATTTTGTGCGATGTGCGAAAACAATTTCGACATGCTACCGGGTCGGTCAGCAATATTTCTTAAGGTAATTTTTGCTTGGTCATTTCGACAGGTAATTCCAGAGACTACTGCATCTTCCATACCAGGGTATTCCTCAACTATTTCTGTGCCTTGATTGTGATTAAAACTTGAAGCAACCAGTAGCGGCACTCGATACTTCATGGCAAGTCTAACGCTACGAGCTTGCAGCACTTTAGCTCCGCTGCCTGCAAGTTCGAGCATTTCTTGATAGGTCAAACGTTCCAATTTACGCGCGCACTTACAAAGCGAAGGTTGCGCTGTGTAAACACCGTCGATGTCTGTGTAAATAATACATTGCTTAGCTTTAAGCGCAGCTGCCAGAGCAACTGCTGTTGCATCTGAACCACCGCGCCCGAGCGTAGTGTAATTACCTGCAGTATCAGTACCTTGAAAGCCTGCAACAACGGGAATCACTCCAGCATCAAGCAAGGCTTCGAGCTTTGTTGTCTCAATCTGGTCAATTAATTCATTACCATAGACGTTTGTTGTTAAAATTCGCACTTGTGGAGCCAACAAAGAGATACTTTCCAAGCCTTCGCGCTCGATCGCCATTGCTGTGAGGGCAGTTGTGACCTGTTCACCCGTAGCAAGCAATTGATGATATTCACGATCGATTTTTTGCTGTTTGCGAACTTTACGCGCTAACTCTACGAGCTTATCTGTTTCTCCACTCATTGCAGAAACGACAACTACAATCCTCGGATTGCCTGCTCTGCGGTGTTTCGCGACTCGCCTAGCAACTTCGCCAATGCGCTCAGTTGAGCCAACTGATGTTCCACCAAATTTTAATACAATCAGATCAGACAT
The window above is part of the bacterium genome. Proteins encoded here:
- a CDS encoding aspartate kinase, which translates into the protein MSDLIVLKFGGTSVGSTERIGEVARRVAKHRRAGNPRIVVVVSAMSGETDKLVELARKVRKQQKIDREYHQLLATGEQVTTALTAMAIEREGLESISLLAPQVRILTTNVYGNELIDQIETTKLEALLDAGVIPVVAGFQGTDTAGNYTTLGRGGSDATAVALAAALKAKQCIIYTDIDGVYTAQPSLCKCARKLERLTYQEMLELAGSGAKVLQARSVRLAMKYRVPLLVASSFNHNQGTEIVEEYPGMEDAVVSGITCRNDQAKITLRNIADRPGSMSKLFSHIAQNGINVDMIVQNQGFGAKATVSFTVDDDQAVIAYEALLAVIKTEFPEASIELDRSIAKVSVVGEGMKAHAGVAAQIFEILGREGINIDLVTTSEIMTAVAIQQKYAELAVRSLHEYFIERKEA